ATCTTTTGAAGGATAAAAGGCAAACTGTTACTGGGAATGCTCCGAATCAGGCAGAAGACGTCGTAAGTACAATGCTTGCTAAGGGCTTCATCTTGGGGAAGGATGCTGTCAATAAGGCAAAAGCGTTCGATGAACGACACCAGTTGACATCGAATGCTTCTGCGACCGTCACGTCCATAGATCGCAAGATGGGCATAACGGAGAAGATAACTGCAGGCACAGCAGTAGTAAATGAAAAGGTCAGGGAGATGGATGAAAAGTTCCAGGTTTCTGAAAAGACGAAATCCGCTCTCGCAGTGGCCGAGCAGAAGGCAAGCAGTGCAGGAACTGCGCTCATGAATAACTATTATGTGTTTACTGGAGCAGCATGGTTTTCAAATGCAGTAACTGCTGTTACAAAAGCTGCTGAGGAAGTGACTCAGATGACCAAGGCGAAAGTCGAGAAAGCCGAGGAGGAGAAAAAGGAGAGTATATACCGCGAAAGAACTGGGATCATCAACAACTTCGCCGAGCTCCATCTCGACGAGCCATTACCAGGGGAGCCTGCTATTGTTCCAGTTAATTCAGCTGATAGATAAACAGTAAGTTGTGCATCATATTCATGAAAGCAGAAATCCTACACTTGTGAATTACTTTGCTTACTCATTTTGCTGTATGATATACATTTCATCTAGATGTTGAAATGTTGCGACATTCTTTTGGGtacaaaaaaattactttttggATACTTGATTGTATACCGTTTCACTTAACTAAtgtaatttgtaatttacaaATATAGATTATTGTCTCGTTTTCTTTTACcgtttcttttgattttaggGTAATATGAATTGGCATATTTGCAAACGTAGAACATAAATTGATTTGTGAAGAATATCAGTACTTTTGTTGTCTATTTCATCTCATCTCAGATTTTTCTGTAATAAGCAATAAGCCAACTAAAGCTtctaaaacacaaacaaaccTAATAAGATGGCAAAACTAGCAGAGTTTAAGTATGCTTAGCAGTGACATCTAAACTTGATCGTAatcatttacattttaaagCCAATCACTTGGGTACTAAAAATCTCATCGTACCGAGTCATATCTCTGAGTATCAAACGCATACAAGTTGTAATTCAACACTAAATACAAACGATATTGATGAATTATTGAAGCATGTAGATGAAATTCAAATGCTAATTGGTATGAACTTGAGTAGGTCTTAATATGATTCTCgtataaaaatttgagaaaaacttATCGGACCTTTAGGCCAAAGAGGATTTTTGGCAATCCATCATATACTTTTCATTCTATTGGTGAAAGAATAGAATCGAATGTAGATCTAATTTCTGTCAGGATATGATGCTTGCATCATACAAACTTCAATAGCCACTCCAAGCTCTGTTAAATTTAATACAGCATCAGTAACTTTTGCTCATGTTGACTTAAAAGTGAATCTATGGAATCAAGTTCAATgcaataatatagtttttttttttttttttaaagttcttgCAAATCCTGTCTAGTTGACTATTTATACCTCGATACATTCGGGAAGATCATCACTTTCTGTTCTGACATGCGTCTGCAAAACCACAAAATGCACCAAATATTATGAGATAGATGCATAGAGTCTAATAAAAGGGTCCTTTCCATTATTCTAGAACTCGAGAAAAATTTCGAAGTAGTAATTCTCGAAAGATTTCCAAAACAAAACTGTGATAGTTTTGTCAATGTGATCAGTAGGTTCGTGAGTTCACAACAcagaaaatgaataagaaaataaattatttaaaaaaagaaccatATGTACCTCCActatactttcaattttgttcagaaaagggaaaaaaaaaaatgcataatcTGGAATTTTCAAGAACCAGATTTACCGGGACTAGATATTCTTCAAGTCAGTAGGAAATATGCACGAGATTAACAATAGAAATTTTACCgacataaatttaattatgcattcaaaacaaatatgaaaattttaaatatgtacTTTACATTATAATTGATTCTAGTTGGATATAGATTATgctatttttgtaaaattttaaattttctacttctagatttgaaaacaaatacttatattattattctattaggtatataaatagataaagTGAATTTGTCTAGCaggtatttgaattttaaccTCGATGACTCGTTGATTTGGTAAATCTTGTGTTTCTCCGAGGGATGCCAGGAGGACAACCGCAGCTGCAATAGTTGAAGGGAAATAACAAAATTGGACTTGATCTGTAAGAACGAGCACTGCGAAGTTCTTAGCTCGATTCTCCAAATCTGAGTCCCCTCCAGCAGCTTTCAGGTAGAacctaatattattttcaaacaccCATTATCAAAATGCGATATTAGAGTAAGTTATTCGCAGTAGATTCAAATTGTAAGTGGGcggaaggagaaagaatgtCCCATAAATTGTTAAGTTAGTCGAAGGAAGATGTACCCCAAGAAGTTGTAAACAGTTGGCAGGAAACACTGGAACTTTAGGACTTCTTGAACAAGCCATTCCATGCCAACAACTTCAGATCTTCTATAGGTGTTGTCCCCTACACGGATGCTCCTTTGCTGCATCCTGAAATGCCGAAAATAAAACCAATCAATATGCTATAGCTTTTTCAATATATCCACCAAGCTCGAGACCCACTGGCTTGGATACCTTCTCAATTCTCAAGGCTCTATTTAATGAAACAGACgataaatttaacattttgcATGTGAAGTACTAGTCAAAGATAAATGAAGACCTGATAAAGCAagtttgaagaaagaaaatagaagaaaagaattgCTATAAAGCTGATTCATATTTGACTCGGCTCGGCTTAGAGCTCAGATCAGCATTTTATTGTCTGCGGTCTGACCATGTGATTGAAGTGTTTCACTATAAAATGTTTCCCTGTTGGGTCGGGTCTCTTC
This genomic window from Cucurbita pepo subsp. pepo cultivar mu-cu-16 chromosome LG01, ASM280686v2, whole genome shotgun sequence contains:
- the LOC111783289 gene encoding binding partner of ACD11 1-like isoform X2; protein product: MSMRTVKVSNISKATSERDIEEFFSFSGEILYVEMQRETENTQVAYVTYKDSQGADTAILLTGAKIGDLSVTIGLVENYHLPPDAMSSILDKRQTVTGNAPNQAEDVVSTMLAKGFILGKDAVNKAKAFDERHQLTSNASATVTSIDRKMGITEKITAGTAVVNEKVREMDEKFQVSEKTKSALAVAEQKASSAGTALMNNYYVFTGAAWFSNAVTAVTKAAEEVTQMTKAKVEKAEEEKKESIYRERTGIINNFAELHLDEPLPGEPAIVPVNSADR
- the LOC111783289 gene encoding binding partner of ACD11 1-like isoform X1, encoding MWNMVYDFDFSRSLFLYSLVPTVCEKISTAVDAFVLLSYIFLARFASYWNLEFGIYREKMRTVKVSNISKATSERDIEEFFSFSGEILYVEMQRETENTQVAYVTYKDSQGADTAILLTGAKIGDLSVTIGLVENYHLPPDAMSSILDKRQTVTGNAPNQAEDVVSTMLAKGFILGKDAVNKAKAFDERHQLTSNASATVTSIDRKMGITEKITAGTAVVNEKVREMDEKFQVSEKTKSALAVAEQKASSAGTALMNNYYVFTGAAWFSNAVTAVTKAAEEVTQMTKAKVEKAEEEKKESIYRERTGIINNFAELHLDEPLPGEPAIVPVNSADR